From Tissierellales bacterium, the proteins below share one genomic window:
- a CDS encoding amidohydrolase family protein — MYTTKVNMLNDTLASVRNQSLSDPDKKLKKTGRIILKNGLVVDPKNKIEEVLDIAIMNDEIVEIGEKIYIEKGDMTIDCEGLLVVPGLVDMHLHLGDLFEVSTNPIYEAVADGVTMGLSPGAGNTFMAPALLGAEVDRGIPVNIGLYQGAASVLSTMLSVDELIKLYKGELDEDTASKKMTRNGITNTTAPLIVGIKDHMGHFIMTDENIDKIFEITSKANLIYMTHTQDPDHAIRLAELSKGRPIHLGHTTAAGCGTHKDAVESMSSMIELCKKEHITGEFVTTMLRKSRGSREGIIMSKKSQELAYEALENGIVDVLISDGQNDATMKGFGDTRDNIPAILELVELGVLSLSDSVATMTYNPARLIEKRTGNEWWTEKIGHLGKGALANITVIDKNTKSMIYTMVNGKVVGFENRAIRRGSGAGGFVSKFGMVKRLGVGDLVMFSYNR; from the coding sequence ATGTACACAACAAAAGTAAATATGCTAAATGATACTTTAGCTTCAGTTAGGAACCAATCTTTGTCTGATCCCGATAAGAAATTGAAAAAGACAGGTAGAATTATTTTGAAGAACGGATTAGTAGTAGATCCTAAAAATAAAATAGAAGAAGTATTAGATATAGCTATTATGAACGATGAAATAGTAGAAATAGGGGAGAAAATTTATATAGAAAAAGGAGATATGACAATAGATTGTGAAGGTTTATTAGTAGTACCAGGTTTAGTGGATATGCACCTTCATTTAGGAGATTTATTTGAAGTGAGTACCAACCCTATTTATGAGGCGGTTGCAGATGGGGTAACTATGGGACTTTCACCAGGAGCAGGGAATACTTTTATGGCACCCGCTTTATTAGGAGCAGAAGTAGATAGAGGAATACCAGTAAATATAGGTCTGTATCAAGGGGCAGCCAGTGTTTTATCCACTATGTTATCAGTAGACGAATTGATTAAACTGTATAAAGGAGAATTAGATGAAGACACAGCCTCGAAAAAAATGACTAGAAATGGCATTACAAATACTACAGCACCATTAATTGTTGGTATTAAAGACCATATGGGGCATTTTATAATGACTGATGAAAATATAGATAAAATTTTTGAGATAACTTCTAAAGCTAATTTAATTTATATGACTCATACTCAGGATCCAGATCATGCTATTAGATTAGCAGAATTGTCAAAAGGTAGACCTATTCATTTAGGGCATACTACAGCTGCGGGTTGTGGAACTCATAAAGATGCTGTTGAGTCTATGAGCTCAATGATAGAGTTATGTAAGAAAGAACACATTACTGGAGAATTTGTAACAACTATGTTAAGAAAGAGTAGAGGAAGTAGAGAAGGTATTATAATGTCTAAAAAATCGCAAGAATTAGCTTATGAAGCTTTGGAAAATGGTATTGTAGATGTATTAATATCTGATGGACAAAATGATGCTACTATGAAAGGTTTTGGGGATACAAGAGACAATATCCCAGCAATATTAGAATTAGTAGAATTAGGAGTACTAAGTTTATCTGATTCTGTAGCTACAATGACCTATAATCCAGCAAGATTGATAGAAAAAAGAACGGGGAATGAATGGTGGACTGAAAAAATTGGTCATTTGGGCAAGGGAGCTTTAGCAAATATAACGGTTATCGATAAAAATACAAAATCTATGATTTATACTATGGTAAATGGAAAAGTAGTTGGCTTTGAGAATAGGGCGATTAGACGTGGAAGTGGAGCAGGTGGATTTGTAAGTAAATTTGGGATGGTAAAGAGATTAGGAGTAGGAGACCTGGTCATGTTTTCTTATAATAGATAA